One window of the Crassaminicella thermophila genome contains the following:
- a CDS encoding pyruvate, water dikinase regulatory protein: MNRRLVVYVISDSIGETGEQVVKAAISQFVCKDCEIRRFPYISEEEQIIEIINEAKNENSMIVFTMVIPSLRKKLREAAQKHNILAIDIMTPIIKSLEKVLGDKPKNEPGLIRKLDEKYFKKIEAIEFAVKYDDGKDPRGLKKADIVLIGISRTSKTPLSMYLAHKNIKVANVPLVPEVPVPEELFKIAPQKIIGLTTNPIKLNEIRQERLKALGLKNEANYASMDRILSELDYAEGIMKRLGCPIIDVSSKAIEESASIILEIIKQNTQVLT; this comes from the coding sequence ATGAATCGCAGACTAGTTGTATATGTAATTTCTGATTCTATAGGAGAAACAGGAGAACAAGTAGTAAAAGCAGCTATAAGTCAATTTGTATGTAAAGATTGCGAAATAAGAAGATTTCCATACATATCAGAAGAAGAACAAATTATTGAAATTATAAATGAAGCAAAAAATGAAAATTCTATGATTGTATTTACAATGGTAATCCCTTCATTAAGAAAAAAATTAAGAGAAGCAGCACAAAAGCATAATATTTTAGCTATAGATATTATGACACCGATCATAAAATCTCTAGAAAAAGTTTTAGGAGATAAACCTAAAAATGAACCTGGATTAATAAGAAAACTAGATGAAAAATACTTTAAAAAAATCGAAGCCATTGAGTTTGCAGTAAAATATGATGATGGAAAAGATCCTAGAGGGTTAAAAAAAGCAGATATTGTATTAATAGGTATTTCTAGAACTTCGAAAACACCACTTAGTATGTATCTTGCACATAAAAATATAAAAGTGGCAAATGTACCATTAGTACCAGAAGTACCTGTACCAGAAGAGTTATTTAAAATTGCTCCTCAAAAAATAATAGGATTAACTACAAATCCTATTAAGCTAAATGAAATAAGACAAGAAAGATTAAAAGCTCTTGGATTAAAGAATGAAGCAAATTATGCAAGTATGGATAGAATACTTTCTGAATTAGATTATGCTGAAGGGATTATGAAAAGACTTGGATGTCCAATTATTGATGTATCAAGTAAAGCTATAGAAGAGAGTGCAAGTATAATTTTAGAAATTATAAAACAAAACACTCAGGTGTTAACATAA
- a CDS encoding helix-turn-helix transcriptional regulator, whose amino-acid sequence MITIEFTERQQKIIDIVKEHEPITSEQIAKILKVTRATLRPDLAILTMTGVLDARPKVGYLYSGNKPVNLISERIHSIKVKDIKGIPVVVEEQTTLYDAIVTLFLEDVGTMFIVSNGYLAGVVSRKDFLRNIMGGTDINKVPVGLIMTRMPNIVMTYSDETVLEAAIKIIEHEVDSLPVVEKVETEGREYYKVVGKVSKTNITKLLVELGRQ is encoded by the coding sequence GTGATAACTATAGAATTTACAGAAAGACAACAAAAAATTATTGATATTGTAAAGGAACATGAACCAATAACAAGTGAGCAAATTGCAAAAATACTGAAAGTTACTAGGGCTACACTAAGGCCTGATTTAGCAATACTTACAATGACAGGTGTTTTAGATGCAAGACCAAAGGTTGGGTATCTTTATTCTGGAAATAAACCTGTTAATCTAATTTCTGAGCGGATTCATAGTATAAAAGTTAAGGATATAAAAGGTATACCTGTTGTAGTTGAAGAACAAACTACTCTTTACGATGCAATTGTAACATTATTTCTTGAAGATGTTGGAACAATGTTTATCGTATCTAATGGTTATCTCGCAGGTGTTGTATCTAGAAAAGATTTTCTAAGAAATATTATGGGAGGAACAGATATAAATAAAGTACCAGTAGGTTTAATTATGACCAGAATGCCAAATATTGTTATGACGTATTCAGATGAAACTGTGCTAGAAGCTGCGATTAAAATCATTGAACATGAAGTAGACAGTCTTCCAGTAGTAGAAAAGGTTGAAACAGAAGGAAGAGAATATTATAAAGTAGTAGGAAAAGTATCCAAGACAAATATAACGAAATTGTTAGTTGAACTTGGAAGGCAATAA
- a CDS encoding glycine--tRNA ligase: protein MTTEKTMDKIVALAKGRGFIFPGSEIYGGLANTWDYGPLGVELKNNVKKAWWKKFIQECPYNVGLDSAILMNPQTWVASGHVGGFNDPLLDCKQCKARFRADKLIEDYLKENEGMEITVDGWSNEKMENFINEKNIKCPECGVVDYTNIRQFNLMFKTYQGVTEDSKAEIYLRPETAQGIFVNFKNVARTSRKKIPFGIGQIGKSFRNEITPGNFTFRTREFEQMELEFFCKPGEDLEWFNYWKDFCKKWLLDLNMKPENIKLRDHEKEELSHYSNATTDIEYKFPFGWGELWGIADRTDFDLKQHKEHSGVDLSYQDPVTNEKYIPYCIEPSLGVDRVTLAFLVDAYEEETLEDGSSRTVLKLHPALSPYKACILPLTKKLSEGAEKLYARLSKKFMVDYDVSGSIGKRYRRQDEIGTPFCITYDFDTLEDNTVTIRYRDTMQQERVKIEDLERYIEERIDF, encoded by the coding sequence ATGACTACAGAAAAGACAATGGATAAAATCGTAGCTTTGGCCAAAGGAAGAGGATTTATATTTCCTGGATCAGAAATTTATGGAGGATTAGCAAATACTTGGGATTATGGGCCTTTAGGAGTAGAACTTAAGAATAATGTAAAAAAAGCTTGGTGGAAGAAATTTATTCAAGAATGTCCTTACAATGTAGGATTAGATTCAGCAATTTTAATGAATCCACAAACATGGGTAGCTTCTGGACATGTTGGAGGATTTAATGATCCATTATTAGATTGTAAACAATGTAAAGCAAGATTTAGAGCAGATAAACTAATTGAAGATTATCTAAAAGAAAATGAAGGAATGGAAATAACAGTAGATGGTTGGTCTAATGAGAAAATGGAGAATTTTATTAATGAAAAAAATATAAAATGCCCTGAATGTGGGGTTGTAGACTATACCAATATTAGACAATTTAATCTTATGTTTAAAACTTACCAAGGAGTAACAGAAGATTCAAAAGCAGAAATATATTTAAGACCAGAAACAGCACAAGGAATTTTTGTAAATTTTAAAAATGTAGCAAGAACTTCAAGAAAAAAGATTCCTTTTGGTATAGGACAAATTGGAAAATCTTTTAGAAATGAGATAACACCTGGAAACTTTACTTTCAGAACGCGTGAGTTTGAACAAATGGAGCTCGAGTTTTTCTGTAAACCTGGAGAAGATTTAGAATGGTTTAATTATTGGAAGGATTTTTGTAAAAAATGGCTGTTAGATTTAAATATGAAACCTGAGAACATAAAATTAAGAGATCACGAAAAAGAAGAACTATCTCACTATAGTAATGCTACAACAGATATTGAATATAAGTTCCCATTTGGTTGGGGTGAGCTTTGGGGAATAGCAGACAGAACTGATTTTGACTTAAAACAGCATAAAGAACATTCTGGAGTTGATTTAAGCTATCAAGATCCAGTAACAAATGAAAAGTATATACCATACTGTATAGAACCATCTCTTGGAGTAGACAGAGTAACATTAGCTTTCTTAGTAGATGCTTATGAAGAAGAAACACTAGAAGATGGTAGCAGTAGAACTGTTCTAAAACTTCATCCAGCATTATCACCATATAAAGCTTGTATATTACCTTTAACAAAGAAATTAAGTGAAGGTGCTGAAAAATTATATGCAAGATTATCTAAGAAATTCATGGTTGATTATGATGTTTCTGGTAGCATAGGGAAGCGTTATAGAAGACAAGATGAAATTGGTACACCATTTTGTATAACTTATGATTTTGATACTTTAGAAGATAATACTGTTACTATAAGATATAGAGATACAATGCAGCAGGAAAGAGTAAAGATTGAAGATTTAGAAAGATATATTGAAGAAAGAATCGATTTTTAA
- a CDS encoding DUF4342 domain-containing protein → MEISLEKVDQVRDRTGVSYKEAKEALESTNGNVIDAIIYIEEKQNMKWTDNISGMGNEVLDRLRDIVKKGNVTKIVLKRDGEVIMNIPVTAGALGAVLSPPAAMVGVLAALVTKCRIEIVKTDGEIVDINGMAEEALENMKNAAGDTLDNVKLKVNGYKSKANIDKEDEKVDLRKDEEE, encoded by the coding sequence ATGGAAATTTCTTTAGAAAAAGTGGATCAAGTAAGAGATAGAACAGGTGTAAGTTATAAGGAAGCAAAAGAAGCATTAGAATCTACGAATGGAAATGTAATTGATGCGATTATTTATATTGAAGAAAAACAAAATATGAAATGGACTGACAATATTTCAGGCATGGGTAATGAAGTATTAGATAGATTAAGAGATATAGTTAAAAAAGGAAACGTTACAAAAATTGTTTTAAAAAGAGATGGAGAAGTAATTATGAACATACCAGTAACTGCTGGAGCTTTAGGTGCAGTTTTATCTCCACCAGCTGCTATGGTTGGTGTTTTAGCTGCTTTAGTTACAAAGTGTAGAATTGAAATCGTAAAAACTGATGGAGAGATTGTTGATATAAATGGAATGGCAGAAGAAGCTTTAGAAAATATGAAAAATGCAGCAGGAGATACTTTGGACAATGTAAAATTAAAAGTAAATGGATATAAAAGCAAGGCCAATATAGATAAAGAAGATGAAAAAGTAGATCTAAGGAAAGATGAAGAAGAATAA
- the recO gene encoding DNA repair protein RecO — MLLKTNAVVLKQRKFGESDAIVTLFAKKVGKIQAVAKGSKRPRGKYSVGTQPFCYGEFVLFKGRDLYQISQVDLKHSFYKLRENVIKLTYASYILELTESIITEGQTNNRLFHTLIKCLSIISNMDKEYDTIIKAYELKLLMYAGYKPEIDICVHCANLNTGKFKFSSREGGLLCKDCFGIDPYALQISNVTINVMKYLMDTDLTQISRLKIKPNILKELNKIVKQYIHTHVDKDKFKSLELLESL, encoded by the coding sequence ATGCTTTTAAAGACTAATGCAGTGGTCTTAAAGCAAAGAAAATTTGGGGAAAGTGATGCCATTGTTACATTATTCGCAAAGAAAGTTGGAAAAATACAAGCAGTAGCGAAAGGATCTAAAAGACCTAGAGGAAAATATTCAGTTGGTACACAACCATTTTGTTATGGTGAGTTTGTATTGTTTAAAGGAAGAGATTTATACCAAATTTCTCAGGTAGACTTGAAGCATTCCTTTTATAAATTAAGAGAAAATGTTATAAAACTGACCTATGCTTCATATATATTAGAATTAACAGAAAGCATTATTACAGAAGGGCAGACAAACAATCGTTTGTTTCATACGTTGATAAAGTGTTTAAGTATTATTTCTAATATGGATAAAGAATATGATACTATAATAAAAGCATATGAGTTAAAGCTTTTGATGTATGCTGGATATAAACCTGAAATAGATATATGTGTTCATTGTGCAAATTTAAATACTGGAAAGTTTAAATTTAGTTCAAGGGAGGGTGGCTTATTATGTAAGGATTGCTTTGGAATAGATCCTTATGCGTTGCAGATTTCAAACGTTACCATAAACGTTATGAAGTATTTAATGGATACAGATTTAACGCAAATATCAAGATTAAAAATTAAGCCAAATATTTTGAAAGAATTAAATAAAATTGTGAAACAATATATACATACACATGTAGATAAAGATAAATTTAAGAGTCTAGAATTGTTAGAATCATTATAA
- the era gene encoding GTPase Era encodes MKFKSGFVTIIGRPNVGKSTLMNQIIGEKIAIMSDKPQTTRNKIQTIYTEEDFQIIFLDTPGMHKPKNKLGEYMLKSAQQTLNEVDVILLVVDDTADMGPGDKYILEILKNIKTPIILVINKMDKIPPEKFEKIYNMYNQHEILHDIVAISALENKNVQKLIEKIVELLPEGPQYFPADMITDQPEKVIVSEIIREKLLHYLHEEVPHGVAVEVLSMKKRKEKDIVDISATIYCEKKSHKGIIIGKNGRKLKGVGKSARQDIENLLGSKVFLELWVKVKEDWRDQENILNTLGYKL; translated from the coding sequence ATGAAATTTAAATCAGGATTTGTAACAATCATTGGAAGACCTAATGTAGGAAAATCAACACTTATGAATCAAATTATTGGAGAAAAAATAGCAATTATGTCTGATAAGCCACAGACAACTAGAAACAAAATACAAACTATTTATACGGAAGAAGACTTCCAGATTATTTTTTTAGATACTCCTGGTATGCATAAGCCAAAAAATAAGTTGGGTGAATATATGCTAAAATCTGCCCAGCAAACATTAAATGAAGTAGATGTTATTTTACTAGTAGTAGATGATACAGCTGATATGGGACCAGGGGATAAATATATTCTAGAAATACTCAAAAATATTAAAACACCAATTATTCTTGTTATTAATAAGATGGATAAAATTCCTCCAGAAAAATTTGAGAAAATATATAATATGTACAATCAGCATGAAATATTGCATGATATTGTAGCTATATCTGCACTTGAAAATAAAAACGTTCAAAAGCTTATAGAAAAAATTGTAGAGTTGCTTCCAGAGGGACCACAATACTTTCCAGCAGATATGATTACTGATCAACCAGAAAAGGTTATTGTTAGTGAGATTATTCGTGAGAAACTGTTGCATTATTTGCATGAAGAGGTACCGCATGGTGTGGCTGTAGAGGTTTTAAGTATGAAAAAAAGAAAAGAAAAAGATATTGTTGATATTAGTGCAACTATATATTGTGAAAAGAAATCTCATAAGGGAATTATTATAGGGAAAAATGGAAGAAAGTTAAAAGGAGTAGGAAAAAGTGCAAGACAAGATATAGAAAATCTTTTAGGTTCAAAAGTTTTCTTAGAATTATGGGTTAAGGTAAAAGAAGACTGGAGAGATCAAGAAAATATATTAAATACTTTAGGATATAAGTTATAA
- a CDS encoding DUF3048 domain-containing protein, whose protein sequence is MVRNCKLIMFILTIFMATFFVGGCIKKEKPVVLEQESKIITNNQDDNKEILDNEETKIKEIKSKGVQSPISGIYTQKENINKRPFAVMLDNQIKARPQAGLDQAEIVYEILAEGWITRYMAVFLINEPKLIGPVRSARPYFIDKAMEFDALYVHDGGSPQALKDIKNLRIADISAQSRGKDIFWRKNHKSRPHNEYTSAAAVRKAAKQSHYKESANYQTLLFNKEDKTIHGNHLTYIQIPYSKNYKPNFRYKEKDNVYYRYINDKPHLDEVSKVHLTAKNIIIQKAKTKVIDSEGRREIALVGKGEGFFITGGEIRKITWEKKSRRAITKFFYEDGEEIRLNPGVTWIEVIPSNFELIME, encoded by the coding sequence ATGGTAAGAAATTGCAAGCTGATAATGTTTATATTGACTATTTTTATGGCTACTTTCTTTGTAGGAGGTTGCATTAAAAAAGAAAAGCCTGTAGTATTAGAACAAGAATCTAAAATAATTACGAATAATCAAGATGATAACAAAGAAATATTAGATAATGAGGAGACAAAAATAAAAGAGATAAAAAGTAAAGGGGTACAATCTCCTATTAGTGGGATCTACACACAAAAAGAAAATATAAATAAAAGACCTTTTGCAGTTATGCTTGATAATCAAATAAAAGCTCGACCACAAGCTGGATTAGATCAAGCAGAAATTGTTTATGAAATTCTAGCAGAAGGTTGGATTACAAGATATATGGCAGTATTTTTAATCAATGAGCCAAAGTTGATAGGACCTGTAAGAAGTGCTAGACCTTATTTTATTGACAAAGCAATGGAATTTGATGCTTTGTATGTGCATGATGGAGGGAGTCCACAGGCGCTAAAAGATATTAAAAATTTAAGAATAGCAGATATTAGTGCACAGTCTAGAGGAAAAGATATATTTTGGAGAAAAAATCATAAGTCAAGGCCACATAATGAATATACTAGTGCTGCTGCTGTTAGGAAAGCGGCGAAACAAAGTCATTATAAAGAAAGTGCAAATTACCAAACTTTATTGTTTAATAAAGAAGATAAAACAATACATGGAAACCATTTAACATATATTCAAATTCCATACTCTAAAAATTATAAACCTAATTTCCGATATAAAGAAAAAGATAATGTATACTATAGATATATAAATGACAAGCCACATCTAGACGAAGTATCAAAAGTGCATTTGACTGCAAAAAATATAATTATTCAAAAAGCAAAAACAAAAGTCATTGATAGTGAAGGAAGAAGAGAAATAGCATTGGTAGGAAAAGGTGAAGGTTTTTTTATTACAGGAGGGGAAATAAGAAAAATAACTTGGGAGAAAAAATCTAGAAGAGCTATTACAAAATTTTTCTATGAGGATGGAGAAGAGATAAGATTAAATCCAGGAGTTACTTGGATAGAGGTAATTCCATCAAATTTCGAATTAATAATGGAGTAA
- a CDS encoding DUF502 domain-containing protein, with amino-acid sequence MKTVRRIFITGLLVLIPIVGTISLIAWLFNIVDSIFRVPIEKIIGFRIIGIGFILTISIIFATGIFATNYLGKEIICLIEKTMSRIPLVNTIYLSIKKLIDAFCMKQKGDFKSTVLVQYPSKGIYTIGFITADVPNEVSEKVGENMKSIFVPTTPNPTSGMFIMVSTKDIIPLDISVESAIKLVVSGGILLPERKK; translated from the coding sequence ATGAAAACGGTAAGAAGGATTTTTATAACCGGATTATTAGTTTTAATTCCTATTGTAGGAACAATATCTTTAATTGCGTGGCTTTTTAATATAGTAGATTCTATATTTCGAGTACCTATAGAAAAAATAATTGGCTTTCGTATTATAGGAATAGGATTTATATTAACTATTAGTATTATTTTTGCTACAGGTATTTTTGCAACGAATTATTTAGGGAAAGAAATAATTTGTTTAATTGAGAAAACTATGAGTAGAATTCCTCTAGTAAATACAATATATTTATCTATTAAGAAATTAATAGATGCCTTTTGTATGAAACAAAAGGGAGATTTTAAGAGTACTGTACTTGTTCAGTATCCATCAAAAGGAATATATACAATAGGTTTTATTACAGCAGATGTACCAAATGAAGTATCAGAAAAGGTTGGGGAGAATATGAAAAGTATATTTGTTCCTACTACACCTAATCCTACATCAGGCATGTTTATAATGGTATCTACGAAAGATATTATACCATTAGATATATCTGTTGAGTCAGCTATTAAGCTGGTAGTTTCTGGTGGAATTCTACTTCCTGAGCGAAAAAAATAA
- a CDS encoding hemolysin family protein encodes MFAYDEVIKLILLITLLILSGLFSSAETALTSMNIIKIKQLKNKGTKDAEVLERLMNSTPKILSTILIGNNIVNIAATAIATELTFKYISGKNATTFVTVVMTILILVFGEITPKTYSSYFPERVALKLGRPLEILSFVLYPILKVLTVITNFIVKLFGVDMTKNKVLVSEEEIMTLVDVGEEAGIIERDEREMINSIFEIGDIEVTEVMVPRIDMIYIEEETTLEEALNVVIDYGYSRIPVIKDTVDNVIGILYAKDLLVYSKNKNELKFDILKLIREAYYVPESKKVSDLLKEMQKEKVHIAIVLDEYGGTLGLVTIEDILEEIVGDILDEYDNEIDLIEQSGENSLIVNAKASIEEINEVLAVNLPEEKYDSIGGFVFNLLGRIPVKGDEILLDDLKIKVLNVQNRRIKQLEIQKIITE; translated from the coding sequence TTGTTTGCATATGATGAAGTTATAAAATTGATTTTGTTAATCACATTGCTAATTTTGTCAGGACTTTTTTCTAGTGCTGAAACGGCTTTGACTTCAATGAACATCATTAAAATCAAACAACTTAAAAACAAAGGGACAAAAGATGCAGAAGTTTTGGAAAGGCTTATGAATAGTACTCCGAAAATTTTATCGACTATATTAATTGGAAATAATATTGTAAATATTGCTGCGACAGCCATAGCTACGGAGCTTACATTTAAATATATTTCTGGAAAAAATGCAACTACGTTTGTTACAGTTGTTATGACTATATTAATATTAGTTTTTGGGGAAATAACTCCAAAAACATATTCTTCTTATTTTCCTGAAAGAGTGGCTTTAAAGCTAGGAAGACCACTAGAAATTTTATCATTTGTGCTATATCCAATATTAAAGGTATTAACAGTTATTACAAATTTTATTGTAAAATTATTTGGTGTAGATATGACAAAAAATAAAGTGTTGGTTTCTGAAGAAGAAATTATGACTTTAGTAGATGTAGGGGAAGAAGCAGGGATTATTGAGAGAGATGAAAGAGAAATGATTAATAGTATTTTTGAAATAGGAGATATTGAAGTAACAGAAGTTATGGTACCTAGAATTGATATGATATATATTGAAGAAGAAACTACTTTAGAAGAAGCATTAAATGTTGTAATAGATTATGGTTATTCTAGAATTCCTGTTATTAAGGATACAGTAGATAATGTTATTGGCATTTTGTATGCAAAAGATTTATTAGTATACTCTAAAAACAAGAATGAGCTAAAATTTGATATTTTAAAATTAATAAGAGAAGCATATTACGTGCCTGAAAGTAAAAAAGTTAGTGATTTATTAAAAGAGATGCAAAAAGAGAAAGTACATATAGCAATTGTTTTAGATGAATATGGTGGAACATTAGGACTCGTTACAATAGAAGATATTTTAGAGGAAATCGTTGGCGATATTTTAGATGAATATGATAATGAGATTGATTTGATAGAGCAGTCAGGAGAGAATTCTTTAATTGTAAATGCAAAAGCATCTATTGAGGAAATTAATGAAGTATTAGCTGTAAACTTGCCAGAGGAAAAATACGATTCTATAGGGGGATTTGTTTTTAATTTACTTGGAAGAATTCCTGTTAAAGGTGATGAAATTTTACTAGATGATTTAAAAATTAAAGTTTTAAATGTACAAAATAGAAGAATTAAACAGTTAGAAATACAAAAGATTATAACAGAGTAA
- a CDS encoding diacylglycerol kinase, whose protein sequence is MKVRKLIDSFNYAIDGIIYTLKTQRNMRIHFTMAVLVLFLSLFFDLSKLEILVLFFTIALVIIAEMINTAIEAAIDLITDQYHELAKISKNVAAGAVFISALNAIVVAYIIFFDKFNWAIEIVLHKVRKMPIHTTFISLLIVIFIVISIKAYIGEGTPLRGGMPSGHTAIAFSILTSIAFISENTLVTSLCLLLAILVAQSRIEAGIHNFFEVTIGAILGIFITIFIFQIIY, encoded by the coding sequence ATGAAAGTAAGAAAATTAATAGATAGTTTTAATTATGCGATTGATGGAATTATCTATACCTTAAAAACCCAACGAAATATGAGAATACATTTTACAATGGCAGTACTTGTATTATTTTTAAGTTTGTTCTTTGACTTATCTAAACTTGAAATTTTAGTGCTATTTTTTACAATAGCTTTAGTTATTATTGCTGAAATGATAAATACTGCTATTGAAGCAGCTATAGATTTAATTACAGATCAGTACCATGAATTGGCAAAAATCTCAAAAAACGTAGCTGCAGGAGCAGTATTTATATCTGCTTTGAATGCGATTGTTGTTGCTTACATTATATTTTTTGATAAATTTAATTGGGCTATAGAAATAGTTTTGCATAAAGTAAGAAAAATGCCTATTCATACTACATTTATTAGTTTGCTAATTGTAATTTTTATTGTTATTAGTATAAAAGCATATATTGGAGAAGGAACTCCTTTAAGAGGAGGAATGCCTAGTGGGCATACAGCTATTGCATTTTCAATTCTTACCTCTATAGCTTTTATATCTGAAAATACATTGGTTACTTCACTATGCTTACTTTTAGCAATACTAGTTGCACAAAGTAGAATTGAAGCAGGAATTCATAATTTTTTTGAGGTCACGATTGGAGCTATTTTAGGTATATTTATTACGATATTTATTTTTCAAATTATTTATTAG
- the ybeY gene encoding rRNA maturation RNase YbeY, which yields MEVMIDNRQTVIEYDREIENLIIKAIDLCLQKEGVCKDVEVSVSFVDNKEIHELNKTYRGVDKSTDVLSFPQYENIKEINEHTCLGDIVISLEKAKEQSIEFCHSFEREVLFLTVHSMFHLFGYDHDTEENRKIMRQKEEEVLKEMGILRE from the coding sequence ATGGAAGTAATGATAGATAATCGACAAACAGTAATAGAATATGATAGAGAAATTGAAAACTTAATTATAAAAGCTATTGATTTATGCTTACAAAAAGAAGGAGTATGTAAGGATGTAGAAGTAAGTGTATCTTTTGTTGACAATAAAGAAATCCATGAATTAAATAAAACTTATAGAGGGGTGGATAAGTCTACAGATGTATTATCTTTTCCACAATATGAAAATATAAAAGAAATTAATGAACATACTTGTTTAGGGGATATTGTAATTTCTTTAGAAAAAGCAAAAGAACAATCTATAGAGTTTTGTCATTCTTTTGAAAGAGAAGTACTGTTTCTAACTGTCCATAGTATGTTTCATTTGTTTGGGTATGATCATGATACAGAAGAAAATAGAAAAATAATGAGACAAAAAGAAGAAGAAGTTTTAAAAGAAATGGGTATATTAAGAGAATAA